TGCTCACCGGCGCGGTGCTCGCGACCCTTCCGCTCCTCGTGCTCTTCGTGATCGCGGGGCGGCAGCTGGTCAGTGGCATCATGGCGGGCGCGGTGAAAGGATGACCCCTATGACGCGTGCCTTCCCCTCGGACTTCCTCTTCGGTGCGGCGACCGCGGCCTACCAGATCGAGGGTGCCGCCTTCGAGGACGGACGGACGGCCTCCATCTGGGACGCCTTCTGCCGGGTGCCCGGGGCCGTGGTCGGCGGCGACGACGGGGATGTGGCGTGCGACCACTACCACCGGTATCCGCAGGACGTCGCGCTGATGAAGCAGCTCGGGCTGCAGACGTACCGCTTCTCCACCTCGTGGTCGCGGGTGCGCCCGGACGGCGGCGCGGTCAACCAGGCGGGGGTCGACTTCTACAGCCGTCTGGTCGACGAGCTCCTCGCGGCCGACATCCTGCCCTGGCTCACGCTGTACCACTGGGACATGCCGCAGGCCCTGCAGGAGGTCGGCGGCTGGACGAACCGCGACACCGTCGACCGCTTCCTGGAGTACGCGGGCACCATGCACGACGCCCTCGGCGACCGCGTGAACGTGTGGACGACCCTCAACGAGCCGTGGTGCTCGTCCTTCCTCTCCTACACCGGGGGCGAGCACGCCCCGGGGCACACGAGCATCGCCGAGGGACTGCTGGCCTCGCACCACCTGCTCCTCGCGCACGGTGCGACGGTGCGCGAGCTCCGCGGTCGCGATGCCTCCCTCAACCTCGGCATCACGCTGAACCACACGGTCGCCGATCCCGCCGACCCGCAGAACCCCGCGGACGTGGACGCCGCCCGGCGGCTGGACGGCCAGTTCAACCGCTGGTTCCTCGACCCCATCTACCGCGGCGCGTATCCCGCCGACACCGTGGAGGACATCCGCGCGGTGGACCCCGACGCGGTCGCGCGGTTCGAGGCGGCGGTGCACGAGGGCGACCTCGACACGATCGCGCAGCCCATCGACACGCAGGGCGTGAACTACTACCACGGCGACCTCGTGTCCGGCACGGGGCCCGACGACGCCCCGGTCTCCAGCGGCCCGGAGACGGCACACGTGACCCGGAGCCCGTACCCCTCGCACGAGGGCATCCACGCGGTCGAGCGCGGGCTGCCCCGCACCGCCCAGGGCTGGGAGGTCCAGCCGGAGGGACTCACGCGACTGCTGCAGCGGTTGTGGACCGAGTACGCCGAGCCCGCGGGAGTCGTGCTCTCGGTGACGGAGAACGGCGCGGCCTATGACGACACGGTCGTGGTGGCGGACGGGGAGACCCGGGTGCCCGATGCCGACCGCACCGCGTTCCTGCGCGCGCACCTCGACGCCGTGCTGGACGCCAGGGACAGCGGTGTGGACGTGCGCGGCTACTTCTACTGGTCCCTGTTCGACAACTTCGAGTGGGCGTGGGGGTACGACAAGCGCTTCGGGATCGTCCGCGTGGACTACGACACCCAGGAGCGGACGGTCAAGGATTCCGGCCGCGAGTACGCCCGGATCATCGCCGCGCGCTCCCTCTGACCCGTTCGAATCGCCCGATTGGCTCCATCCGCGGCAGAGATGGGACCAATCGGGCGATTCGAAGCGGGGATTTTCACGGGCGGGGTCCGGGTGGATGAGAATGGGGCGATGGAAGAGAGCAAGCGATGATGTCGCCCCGGGCGACCATCGAGGAGGTCGCGACGGCCGCCGGCGTGTCCCGGTCGACCGTGTCGCGGGTCGTCAACGGGTCGACGGCGGTCAGCCCGGAAGCGCTCGCCGCCGTGCGCGCCGCGATCGACGAGCTCAACTACGTGCCGAACCGGGCCGCGCGCTCCCTCGCCTCCCGGCAGACGCACGCGATCGCCCTCATCGTCCCCGAGGACACGTCGCGCTTCTTCGGCGACCCGTTCTTCGCAGCGATCGTGGCCGGCATCACCGGCGCCCTCCGCAGCTCCGACTACCTCCTGAACCTGCTGATCGCGAGCGACGACCCCGGCGACAAGATGACCAGCTTCGTGCGCAACGGCGGCGTCGACGGTGCTCTCATCGTGTCGCACCACACGAGTGACGCCTTCGTCGACCGGATCGCCGACGCGGTCCCCGTCGTCTACGGCGGCCGCCCGGTGCGCCGCGCCGAGGGGGACTACGTGGTCGACGTCGACAACGTCGCGGGAGCGCGCGAAGCCACGCAGCGCCTCGTCGACATCGGACGCACCCGCATCGCCACGATCTCCGGCCCGCTCACGATGCCCTCGTCGACCGACCGCGTGCAGGGGTTCCGCGCCGCGCTCGCCGCCGCCGGTCTCACCCCCTTCGCGGAGGAGGAGGGCGACTACAGCGAGGCGAGCGGAGCCGACGCCGCCCGCCGGCTGCTCGCGGAAGGGCGGCCGGACGCGATCTTCGTCGCCAGCGACCTCATGGCCCGAGGGGCGCTGACGGCGCTGCGGGGCGCCGGGGTGCGGGTGCCCGAGGACATCGCGCTCGTCGGCTTCGACGACTCGTCGGTGGCGCTGACCACCGATCCGCCGCTGACGACCATGCGCCAGCCCATGTACGCCCAGGGCGAGGCGATGACGCAGGTGCTGCTCTCCCGGCTCGCGGGAGAGGATCCGCCGCGAACCACGATCCTGCCGACGGAGCTCGTCGTCCGCGGTTCCGCCTGAGCCGCGTCGACCCCGGACACGGGTGAGGCCCGATCGCGGACGACCGGGCCTCGGTGGTGCCGGAGCGAGTCCGACGAGAGGGTCAGTTCCCGTAGAGGGAGACGACCCCGGTGCGGTCGGCGGTGGTCATCGAGAGGTCGTCCGAGCTGCCGTTGCACTGCGGGTAGTGCATGATCGACGACGAGTCGTACGGGGTGAGCGGACGCCAGTTGTTGTCCTCGAAGCAGGTGCCGGCCTCCGGACGGGTGTGCTCGTGGCGGAAGCCGAGCACGTGGCCGAGCTCATGGCCGAGCACGTTCGTCGGCGTCCACGCTCCGGCGCTCCAGATCGAGTCGTCGATGAGCACGTTCTGCTGCCGGGCCGGCGTGCTGGGGAAGAACGCACGGGCGATGTACTGCGTCGTGGCCACCGGCTCGACGGAGAACACGACGGCGTTGTTCCGCGTGGTGCAGTTGGCGTCCGCGCTGCTCACGTACCGGAAGTCGATCTTCGAGGACGCGGACTCCCAGAGCGCGGCGCCGCCCTCCATCGCCCGGACGACGTCGGCGTGACGGCTGCCGAACTTCGTGCTCACGCAGTAGGTGAGGTTGGCCACCTGCGACGCCGACCACTTGTCGTCGATGTTGTTGACCGTGTTGACGATGAGGCCGTCGTTGCGGGTCTCGGGGCCGATCAGCCGGTCGTAGAAGGCGCGCAGCTCCTTCTTTCCGGAGATCACCTCGTCGCCGTTGACGACGTAGGCGCCGTCCACGTCCCGATAGGTGGACGACGCGAACTCCTGGTACGAGGGCGCGGAGTCGTCGGGCGACGCGGCCGTGGCGGGGATGACCGCGCTGAGGCTGAGCGCGGCCGCCGCGGTGGCGGCGAGCGCGAGTTTCTTGGTGAATCGCATGGAAGATCCTCTTCGATCTGAGCGGTGCCGCGCGTCCGGTGGGCGAGCGGTCTCCGGTCCGGACGGTGAGCATCGCTGCCACCGAGGGGCCGAAGCCCGCTCACGCTAACCGCGCCGTTTCGACGGGGTCAAGGCGCGACACGGCCCGTCGTGCGCTTTCTGTACTCAGGTCAGGAATCCGCCCGATGGGTCACCGCCGAAGGTCCCGTCGGCGCTCGGCCGGACGTCGGCACCGGTGGTCGACGACCGGGCCTGGTCCTCGGTCCGTCGTCGTATGCCGGAGGTCGAGGAGGGCCACGGACGCATCTCCGCCTCCCCCTCCATCGGCTGGAGACGCGTCCGTGGCTGCTGCGGCGAACCCCCGCGCCGCGAGTGCTCGCACCCTCCATAGGTTGAACGAGCATTCAGTGATTAATCTATCCCGAGACGGCCCGTGAGGGAATTCCGCCGGACCCGAAAGGTGGATGCCGTATGGCGCGATCGGATGAGCAGAATCGTCTGGCCCGCGAACGCGCCAGGGAGAACATCCTCCAGGCGGCGATCGAGGTCTTCAGCGAGCGTGGCGTCGCCGGGGCGGGCATCGCGGAGATCACCCGTCGCGCCGGAGTGGCGCAGGGGCTGGTGAACTATCACTTCGGCGGCAAGGACCAGCTCGTCGCCGCGGTGATCGACCGCTGGTTCGAGACGGTCCTGGCCTTCGCGCAGGTCGAGGGCACGCCCGACGAGATGCTCGCCGCCATCATCGACGGGGCGATCGGTGCGACGGCCTTCGCGATGCCCTTGCAGCGTGCGGTGCTCGCCATGCAGCAGCAGCCGCTGACGCATCGCCTGTTCGCGGAATCGGAGCAGCGCTATGCCGAAGGCGCGACGGCCGCGGAGGACGCCGTGCGCGCCGTCTTCCGCGCCCGAGGTGCCGAGGACCCGGCCCTGGAGGAGGTCATGCTCCGCAGCACCCTGGAGGGGGTGTTCGTGAAGTACTGCGTCTTCGGCGACACCTATCCGCTCGAGGATGCGCGGCGCTGGCTGCACCGGCGGTACGGGCTCCCGGAGCCGGACGCTGCGCTGCCGGGCGTGCCGGCGTCATACCGGGGCGAGGAGCCTCGACCCCGCGCGACAGCGGCGCTGCGGACCGACGCGACCTGAGCCGCGGCGCCGCTCAGCCGAGCTGCATCCGCGCGAACGCGCCGAGCACGACCCGCTCCGACTGCACGAGGTACCGCTCCAGCTCCGCCGCTCCGGCCTCGGCACCGCGGGTCAGGAAGGTGTCGAGCACGGCGCGGTTCTTCCGGACGAACGGCTCGTGCAGGGCGCGGGGGTCGTCGATCTTGAGGAACGCGAGGCGCAGCTCCGCCGCGACGTTCCGGTAGGTGCGGGCGAGGCGCGGGCTGTCGGCGAGGTCGACCAGCGCGACGTGGAACGCCATGTTGGCACTGCCGACCGCGCGCCAGGCGGACGTGTCGTCGGGGGAGACCCCGGCCACGGCGGCCTCGGCCGCGGCGACCGCGTCGGTCATGCGCTGGACGGCGGGATGCTCCGGTTCGGACTGCCGGAGAGCCGTGCACTCGATGACCCGGCGAGCCCGGTAGATGTCGATGACGTCGGCGATCGAGGGTGAGGCCACGGAGACGCCGCGGTGCGGGATGTGCTCGACGAGTCCCTGTTCCGCGAGCACCCGGAACGCCTCGCGCAGGGTGTTGCGGGACACGTCGAAGCTCTCCGACAGCGCCGACTCGGACAGCCGGGAGCCCGGGGCGACGTCGCCGTCGATGATGCGCTGACGGAGCACGTCGGCGAGCGGGCCCTGCTGGTTCATGCCTTCATCGTAGGGGCCGTCTCCGAGCGATGATCACACGAAAGCAACCGCGCTGTAGCACGACGGAAACATGATTGTTGAACAATCTGGTTCTGTCCGTTCTACACTGGGGGTCACCCGACACCCACCAACGACGATGGGACCCCCCTATGTCCGAGCAGTCCGCCCCCGCCCTCACCCCCGAGGACGAAGCCCGCGCCGCCCACGCGAAGAAGCGCGCCGGCCGCAGTGCCGTCATCGGCGCCATCTTCCTCATGGCCACGAGCGCCATCGGTCCGGGGTTCATCACCCAGACCGCGACGTTCACCGCCCAGATGGGAGCCGCCTTCGCGTTCGCCATCCTCGTGTCGATCCTCGTCGACATCGCGGTGCAGCTGAACATCTGGCGCATGATCACCTCGTCCGGCAAGCGCGCCGGCGAGCTCGCCAACAGCGCCATCCCCTTCTCCGGCCATGTGATCGCCGTGCTCGTCGTCATCGGCGGGCTCGCGTTCAACATCGGCAACATCGCCGGTGGCGGCCTCGGCCTCAACGCGCTGCTCGGGATCGACCCGAAGATCGGCGGCGCGCTCACCGCGGCCCTCGCCATCATCATCTTCCTCGTGAAGAAGGCCGGGAAGGTGATGGACATCGTGCTCATCGTCCTGGGCATCGCGATGATCGTGATGACGCTCGTCGTCGCGTTCATCGCCCAGCCGCCGGTCGGCGACGCCCTGCGCCAGACCTTCGTGCCCGACCAGCTCAACTTCGCCACCATCACCACGATCGTCGGCGGCACGGTCGGCGGCTACATCACCTACTCCGGCGCCCACCGCTACCTCGACTCCGGCCACGTGGGCCCGCAGTACGCGAAGCCCGTCATGCGGGCCGCCGCCAACGGCATCATCGTGACCGGCATCATGCGCTACGTGCTGTTCCTCGCGATCCTCGGCGTGGTCGCCTCCGGCGTGGCGCTCGACCTCTCCTCGCAGGCCGCCAACCCGGCCGGCCAGGCGTTCGGCGCGGTGCTCGGCGACGCGGGTCTGCGGGTCTTCGGCGCGATCTTCTGGGCCGCCGCGATCAGCTCGGTCATCGGGGCCGCCTACACCTCGGCGACCTTCCTCTCGACGTTCACCGCCAAGCTCCGCGGCGGCTGGCCGCTGCAGCTCGCCACGGTCGCGTTCATCGTCGTCTCCCTCGGCGTCTACCTCGCGATCGGCACGGCCCCGGCCGCGATCCTCGTGTTCGTCGGCGGCTTCAACGGCCTGATCCTGCCCATCGGCCTGACGGTGTTCATGTACATCGGCTGGTTCCGCCGCGACCTCCTCGGCGACCAGAAGTACCCGATGTGGCTGCTCATCGCGGGCACCGTCGTGACCGCGCTCACCTGGTACATGGGCGCCGTCTCGATCGGCCCCATCTTCGCCTTCCTCGGAATCGGAGCATGACATGGCGACCATCGACCTGAACTCGGACCTCGGCGAGAACGTCCCCGACCGGATCGTCAGCGACGACGCGAGCATGCTCGAGATCGTCACGAGTGCGAACGTGTCGTGCGGATTCCACGCCGGGAGCCCGGAGGGCATCCGCGAGACCCTCGCGGCGGCGGTCGCCGGCGGCGTCGTGATCGGTGCGCACCCCGGGTACCGCGACTACGAGAACTTCGGGCGCACGAAGGTCGACATCGACTCGGCCACGCTGCAGGCACATGTCGAGTACCAGCTCGGTGCCCTCCTCGGGCTCACCGCGGCGGTCGGCGGGCGGGTCTCCTACGTCAAGCCGCACGGGGCGCTCTACAACACCATCGCCCGCGACGAGCGGCAGTCGAAGGACGTGGTGGCGGCCATCACGGCGATCGACCCCTCGCTCGTGCTGCTCGGTCTCGCCGGCGGCGTCGTGCTCGACGTCGCCGAACGGGCGGGGCTCGCAGTCGCGGCGGAGGCCTTCGCCGATCGCGCCTATCAGCCGGACGGTCAGCTCGTCTCGCGCACCGAGGAGGGGGCCGTGCTGCACGACCCCACCGCGGTGGCGGAGCGGATGGTGCGCCTGGCCGCTGAGGGCGTGATCCGGGCGATCGACGGCACCGACGTCGCCGTGTCCGCGCAGTCGATCTGCGTGCACGGCGACAGCCCGGGATCCGTCGCGATGGCCGCGGAGACGAAGCGCCTGCTGCAGGCGGAGGGCATCACCATCGCCCCGTTCGCCGGAGTCTGACATGGCGGTGCTCGCGACTCCCGCCCAGCTCGCCGACGCCCGGGCCGCCCGTGCGGCGCACCGCGCCGGTCACTCCGCGCCTACCAGCGGCGTCGCCCCGGGGCTGACCCAGGCGAACCTCATCGCCGTGCCCGCGGACTGGGCCTTCGAGACCCTCCTCTATGCGCAGCGCAACCCGAAGCCCTGCCCCGTCCTCGAGGTGATCGAGCAGGGCGAGGTGGAGTCGCGGCTCGCGCCGGGCAGCGACATCCGCACCGACATCGGGCGCTACCGCATCTGGCGGGACGGCGAGCTCGTCGAGGAGGTGTCCGACGCGACGGCGGCGTGGGCCGAGCATCCCGACCTCGTCGCGTTCCTCATCGGCTGCAGCTTCACGTTCGAGACGGGGCTCGTCGAGGCCGGGATCCCGATCCGTCATCAGGAGCTCGGACGCAACGTGCCGATGTACCGCACGGCGGTGGACTGCACGCCAGCCGGGCGCCTCCGCGGCGAGATGGTGGTCTCGATGCGTCCGATCCCCGCGGACCGCGTGGCCGACGCCGTGCAGATCTCCGGGCGCACCCCGGCTGTGCACGGCGCGCCGGTGCACATCGGCGATCCGGCGTCGCTCGGCATCGCCGATGTGATGGCGCCCGACTTCGGCGACGCCCCCGAGATCCGCCCCGGCGAGATCCCCGTGTTCTGGGCGTGCGGTGTGACCCCGCAGGCGGCGATCATGGCGTCGAAGCCGCCGTTCGCCGTCACCCACGCCCCGGGGTACATGTTCGTCACCGATGTTCCGGATGCGGAGTACCGGGTCTGATGCGCATCCTCACGGCCTCCGACAGCGCGCTGCTCGTCGAGGCGGACGACCTCGAGCAGGCCATGCGGCTGAATCTGGCGTGGAGCGACATGCCCGGTGTGCTCGAGCGCATCCCCGGCGCCCGCACCGTGCTCGTGCGGTTCGATCCGCACCGCACCTCGGCCGCCGCGCTCGCGGAGGCGCTCGCCGCGACCGAGGTCGACGCGGCGGCCCTGCCCGATGCGGGGGAGGTCAGCATCCCGGTCCGCTACGACGGGGAGGATCTCGACGAGGCCGCCGCGCTCCTCGACGTCTCGGCGGAGGAGCTGGTGGCTCGTCACCTTGCCGCGGACTGGAGAGTGGCCTTCTCGGGTTTCGCTCCCGGCTTCGGCTACGCCGTGAGCGGCGACCCCCTCTTCGACGTGCCGCGGCGGTCGTCGCCGCGCACCCGGGTGCCCGCCGGCTCCGTCGCGCTCGCCGGGGCGTTCAGTGGCGTGTATCCGCGGGAGAGCCCGGGCGGCTGGCAGCTCATCGGCCGGACCGCCCTGGAGATGTGGGACATCGACCGCGACCCGCCGGCCCTGCTCGCGCCGGGTCGACGCGTGCGCTTCGTGCGTGCGGAGCGGGAGACCGTGGCGGCGTCGCCTATGGGGGTGGCCGACGCGACGCGTGTCGACCGCCGTGCGGGCGGTCCGGCGGTCGAGGTCGTGCGATCCTCGCTGCAGCTCCTCGTGCAGGACGCGGGTCGCCCCGG
This genomic stretch from Microbacterium sp. Nx66 harbors:
- a CDS encoding GH1 family beta-glucosidase; translation: MTRAFPSDFLFGAATAAYQIEGAAFEDGRTASIWDAFCRVPGAVVGGDDGDVACDHYHRYPQDVALMKQLGLQTYRFSTSWSRVRPDGGAVNQAGVDFYSRLVDELLAADILPWLTLYHWDMPQALQEVGGWTNRDTVDRFLEYAGTMHDALGDRVNVWTTLNEPWCSSFLSYTGGEHAPGHTSIAEGLLASHHLLLAHGATVRELRGRDASLNLGITLNHTVADPADPQNPADVDAARRLDGQFNRWFLDPIYRGAYPADTVEDIRAVDPDAVARFEAAVHEGDLDTIAQPIDTQGVNYYHGDLVSGTGPDDAPVSSGPETAHVTRSPYPSHEGIHAVERGLPRTAQGWEVQPEGLTRLLQRLWTEYAEPAGVVLSVTENGAAYDDTVVVADGETRVPDADRTAFLRAHLDAVLDARDSGVDVRGYFYWSLFDNFEWAWGYDKRFGIVRVDYDTQERTVKDSGREYARIIAARSL
- a CDS encoding NRAMP family divalent metal transporter, coding for MSEQSAPALTPEDEARAAHAKKRAGRSAVIGAIFLMATSAIGPGFITQTATFTAQMGAAFAFAILVSILVDIAVQLNIWRMITSSGKRAGELANSAIPFSGHVIAVLVVIGGLAFNIGNIAGGGLGLNALLGIDPKIGGALTAALAIIIFLVKKAGKVMDIVLIVLGIAMIVMTLVVAFIAQPPVGDALRQTFVPDQLNFATITTIVGGTVGGYITYSGAHRYLDSGHVGPQYAKPVMRAAANGIIVTGIMRYVLFLAILGVVASGVALDLSSQAANPAGQAFGAVLGDAGLRVFGAIFWAAAISSVIGAAYTSATFLSTFTAKLRGGWPLQLATVAFIVVSLGVYLAIGTAPAAILVFVGGFNGLILPIGLTVFMYIGWFRRDLLGDQKYPMWLLIAGTVVTALTWYMGAVSIGPIFAFLGIGA
- a CDS encoding M57 family metalloprotease; this encodes MRFTKKLALAATAAAALSLSAVIPATAASPDDSAPSYQEFASSTYRDVDGAYVVNGDEVISGKKELRAFYDRLIGPETRNDGLIVNTVNNIDDKWSASQVANLTYCVSTKFGSRHADVVRAMEGGAALWESASSKIDFRYVSSADANCTTRNNAVVFSVEPVATTQYIARAFFPSTPARQQNVLIDDSIWSAGAWTPTNVLGHELGHVLGFRHEHTRPEAGTCFEDNNWRPLTPYDSSSIMHYPQCNGSSDDLSMTTADRTGVVSLYGN
- a CDS encoding GntR family transcriptional regulator, translating into MNQQGPLADVLRQRIIDGDVAPGSRLSESALSESFDVSRNTLREAFRVLAEQGLVEHIPHRGVSVASPSIADVIDIYRARRVIECTALRQSEPEHPAVQRMTDAVAAAEAAVAGVSPDDTSAWRAVGSANMAFHVALVDLADSPRLARTYRNVAAELRLAFLKIDDPRALHEPFVRKNRAVLDTFLTRGAEAGAAELERYLVQSERVVLGAFARMQLG
- a CDS encoding TetR/AcrR family transcriptional regulator, whose product is MARSDEQNRLARERARENILQAAIEVFSERGVAGAGIAEITRRAGVAQGLVNYHFGGKDQLVAAVIDRWFETVLAFAQVEGTPDEMLAAIIDGAIGATAFAMPLQRAVLAMQQQPLTHRLFAESEQRYAEGATAAEDAVRAVFRARGAEDPALEEVMLRSTLEGVFVKYCVFGDTYPLEDARRWLHRRYGLPEPDAALPGVPASYRGEEPRPRATAALRTDAT
- a CDS encoding LamB/YcsF family protein, producing MATIDLNSDLGENVPDRIVSDDASMLEIVTSANVSCGFHAGSPEGIRETLAAAVAGGVVIGAHPGYRDYENFGRTKVDIDSATLQAHVEYQLGALLGLTAAVGGRVSYVKPHGALYNTIARDERQSKDVVAAITAIDPSLVLLGLAGGVVLDVAERAGLAVAAEAFADRAYQPDGQLVSRTEEGAVLHDPTAVAERMVRLAAEGVIRAIDGTDVAVSAQSICVHGDSPGSVAMAAETKRLLQAEGITIAPFAGV
- a CDS encoding putative hydro-lyase — protein: MAVLATPAQLADARAARAAHRAGHSAPTSGVAPGLTQANLIAVPADWAFETLLYAQRNPKPCPVLEVIEQGEVESRLAPGSDIRTDIGRYRIWRDGELVEEVSDATAAWAEHPDLVAFLIGCSFTFETGLVEAGIPIRHQELGRNVPMYRTAVDCTPAGRLRGEMVVSMRPIPADRVADAVQISGRTPAVHGAPVHIGDPASLGIADVMAPDFGDAPEIRPGEIPVFWACGVTPQAAIMASKPPFAVTHAPGYMFVTDVPDAEYRV
- a CDS encoding LacI family DNA-binding transcriptional regulator, with the protein product MSPRATIEEVATAAGVSRSTVSRVVNGSTAVSPEALAAVRAAIDELNYVPNRAARSLASRQTHAIALIVPEDTSRFFGDPFFAAIVAGITGALRSSDYLLNLLIASDDPGDKMTSFVRNGGVDGALIVSHHTSDAFVDRIADAVPVVYGGRPVRRAEGDYVVDVDNVAGAREATQRLVDIGRTRIATISGPLTMPSSTDRVQGFRAALAAAGLTPFAEEEGDYSEASGADAARRLLAEGRPDAIFVASDLMARGALTALRGAGVRVPEDIALVGFDDSSVALTTDPPLTTMRQPMYAQGEAMTQVLLSRLAGEDPPRTTILPTELVVRGSA